Within Seriola aureovittata isolate HTS-2021-v1 ecotype China chromosome 12, ASM2101889v1, whole genome shotgun sequence, the genomic segment GCACTACTGACATTTGTGTCTGATCAAGATATTTTCATATGGATGTATGTGTTCGTTTTCAATGTAAAGCCAATGCAGGTCCCTTCACCTGCCACCAGAGGGCAAACAAGCACAGACAGTTACCTCCTCCCACATATTCTGTATCGGCTTGTTCAAACACCTCATTGttaacatgacataacataatataacataacataatataacataacataacataacataacataacataacataacataacataacataacatgacatgacatgacatgacatgacatgacatgacatgacatgacatgacatgacatgacatgacatgacataacataacataacataacataatctAAGAttggttttgtggttttgttttgttttgagttttcttCCATGCAGGCAACATCAGTATGTTCTTAACTTGGTTATGGGTTCATAGCAGCATAAATTGTTTGGACATACTCACATTTCTTAATTTCTGTAATTCCAAACTCTTAAAATGCCGCCTTTCccaccagctgttttttttttaacaagaccTGATATTATCAGAAAATGACATTGTAATCTGGAAATAATAAGGAAATCATTTTATGATCTTGCGATAATGGgattaaaacacaaattacagtCCCAGCTGCTCTCTGTTGACGAATGAAACCTATTCTTTgtcatactctctctctctccctctctctctcataaacTGTTTCTCTATACTATATGAGTATATGAAATCCTTCCTTTTAGGAAATGACCAAATGCCAGGAGCcagataaagaaaacatttaggCAGAAATCACTGGGCAAATATGGCACAGATTATACCAGCTATTTGTCTTGTTAGTTCAATTATGGTTAAGGAACACTGCATAGAACACATTTCATATCAAGAATTTGTATTGCTCAATGTTAACCAAAAGTTTTCGGAAAGAGTCATTCAAATTTGCCTTCAGGCTCAACTCAAACAAGCCACTGCATGTGTTTATCTTATTTGCCACAGAAAACCCTCATCTGGCAGAGGAGCTTGGCTTGTACTTTGAGCCATAACAGTTTCGTTTCTGTTTCTGCCCATCACCATGGGAATTAGCTAATGTCCACAGTCTATCATTGAGTTACTATAGGCCAAGGAACTTAACCCTTACTAAGCTGTAATTATATACGCCAGCTAGGATGTTTTTTGTGCTTGACAAAATTGTCTGTTACTATCCAGTATTGCAGATTTCCAAACAGTCCCTCTAACATTgttcaaatattaaaactggCTACCTCATTTCCGAATCCATCCTCtcctttttatgtgtgtgatatCTGCATAATGGTATGTGTTCCTTGAAGTAATGTAAGACCACCTCAGACACACTCTGTTACATAacagacttcttttttttcatatgactGTAACGAACACCTAAAGATAAAACCCAGGGAAAATTGACTGGGAAAGCACATGGGTAATTATAACACACTCACTCTTCCATGTAACCCCAAAACTATCATATTTGTTGAGTAGGATTATATCTGATCTCATCCTCTGAGCAGGGTCATCTGAAGAACACAGATTCTGGTTAATGCTAAATACAGCCGAGTGATGAATAAAtcacaatataataaaaatgttggtTTGAAAACTGTCCTCAATAGTGTAGTGTAACCGCCAAAAATTTGGCAATTTAGCCACATTCGGACAGAGGTGTACAGAGTTGCTTACTCACATGAGTTTTCATGTTGAACAAATCATACAATGCCAATGTAGCAGGTGAGACTTGCGGTGTGCTCCACAGGTCAACAACAATTTACCAGTTCCAGAAGGaattttaatattgttaaaGTCTAGTGccaacattttgaaaatgattccTCACTTCAATATCTGTGACAACTACAGTTGAGGTTAAGAAAAGTTCATggtgggttaaaaaaaaaaaaaaaagaaatattaatcGCAGGTCTGTGACTTGACAGGAACTCCAGTTTTCCAGATGTAATACACACCCATCAACCAACCTGATTATTCACTTTGCTACATAAAATTTATTATACATTGGCACAGAATGTTAATAGATGTGTCTAGTATTAATTGCAAGCAAAACTGGGTTATGTGTCTAACTATGGCAGCTTCTGGCGAGAAGAAAAATCTCACAAATATGCTTATTTTCATCCGTGAGGCATTGGGTATTGAATGTCAATCTGCGTATAAATAATTTTGGAAAAtctaattttgaaaataaaaaaatcccacTAAACAGGTAGTGTAAGTCTGGGAAAACAGTGTATCTTCAGTGGTTTTATCACATAAAACCTCCTCTATCTGTCATTCATAACCATTGGTTTGCTCTTAAATCTGACCACTCAGCGTCTAATGTCCTGCACTTAACTTCCTGTCACAAAAGGAATCACAACTAATAGAAATAAGGACACTCTGGTAAGTTTGGTACCTTTAATATTACAATGAATatacttctgtttttgtttctgttgttgtattttttacctCTGGTGATTAGATTGTTTTGTTGGTGGTATCTGAAAAGAAATGACTGGGTTGTGACAAGTTTACTGTCTACATTCATGACATTCCCTTACCTAAAACAATTAGGTTACGAAGTTACACTTATCAAAGGAACTTTTCTCCTGACCCCTTTGGCGTTAACATAGAAGTTTTGCTCTGTACATTCATTGCTcgtagaaaagagaaaaactacTGATTTCACATCTTTCAGACCTTTCAGACATCATCACACTCTGAACACACGAAATCCTGATGCTTCAAAATCAGTCATAAATGAAATATGAGAATCTTTAGAAActaaattctttttttatagtttccctctgtgtttgcttttatctttatttttcaggTACATGCAGTTTACAAATGGATGGTTGCAACAGAAGTAAATGTTAAATCAGTATCATTACTCAGTCCACAGCATGTGAGACAGCTCTGTCCTCATCTCCACTGTAGGTTTTTTTGTACTGCGTGCAAAGTTAAGTTTCTCACACAATGATGAATGACTTCTTGGACATGTCTCTGTTCACATGCATGCAAAACGACAGCATCGATGAAGGGATAAAACAACATATCATATTGTCTGAAAGGAATGCTGAAGACAACGCAGTGTATCATCTCACGGCCTGAGTCCAACTACACTTGGCAGTGGACCATCATGTCCTGACAAATGTTCAGTGCCatgaatccatttttaaatatgcAATCACAACCAGGAATGGAGATAATCACAGCCAATTCTATaaacatagtttttttttcttgttaaagtTACAGGTTGCTTTGCCAACAAACATTCAGATCTCTTTCATGTGTTGAAACCCACATGGCTTGCAGGGAACATTCACAGCAAGACCAGAGTTGCACAAAAGGACTGAGGCAATTTGTTAATAAATCCTAGCAAACCAAGTGTAAAGGAACTGCTTACAGCCTGGGCGGCAAATCCGCAGAATCCTTCTATACAACATAATTCACAGTGGTGGTGTTCTGTCGCAGTCGTGGTGTACTGAACAACTGAAGTCAGCACCAGTATCCTGCAggcaaaggaaatgaaaagggCAGGTCCATGAAATGTCTTGTTGGGCTTTAGCAGGGTGGATGTGAATACTGGTAAGAGTATAAACAgtctactgtgctatcatatGTCCACGCAGGCACTCATGGCCCATTAATATCTGTCACAGTGTTCaacatcacacaaaaaaaaagaaatccatgtGAAAATAACACAGCAACTTATTTTCAGGCATTAACAGGATATGGGTGGATATGCAATATGACAATGCTGAcaagtgtttttaatgcaaaGTTTCTCAGCTGTCAGAAGACAATACGGCTGAAGGAAGGATATCTCATATCTGATTCTGTGCGAGTGATGTTTCATACATCAGAATCAAGCTCTTATGAAAATACTGACAAGCGTAACAGGACGTCAACTAGATTTTAGTGTTAAACTAGTATATTTCCCAACAATACAGCAGCAAGCTACTCGTGCATAGTGCATGTAGGGGTTTAATACATAAAGTAGCAGGAAACATTGACATCAGATTAATATACGCCAGATCAAAAAGGATTAAGTCAAGAAACATGAGCCTAAAAGGTGATTTGTCATCAAGTATGAGCACCAATGTTGACAGATATGCCATAAATTTTTGATATACTTGTATTACTGTGATGACTTTGATATGCGGTGTCTAATGACTCATAATTTCCGGTCTCCTTCCAGTTCAGAGTCAAAACATGTTGGTCAGATTTTCAGTTGTCAGGCCAGGTGAACTTTATTGATACTGAGAAAAATTTTTCATGGTCCCATAAAACTTTGTGTGACATCTGTTAGTGACTTCCACacaccaataaaaataaataagtaacaGAACTCAGTCACTTTCATTTTACACTTGCTACATGATATGCACAATTTGTCTCAGCATTAAAGTAATATCCTATTGTTTACAAGGCAATATTAACGGTTTGCATTGTGTCTGCGAAATAAAGAACAAGATGAACATTCAAGTAAAACAGAGGTAGGAAGtcagtcactgtgtgtgcatCGCGGTCATGCTTCATATTATCAAATGAAGCTCAGAAATGATTTCACAGCAAGCTTACTAACTGAAAGTCTGATACATCTTAAGAGAAATTTAACATTGCATGTGCTTTATTGTTTGCATCTGTTGGACATAAagagattttaatttaaaattcagttttagaTCAATTTTGAAGAAGTAAAAGATTTCAAAACTTGGGGTGATGGAATGGTTTTCTAAATATTTAAGATGTTTTCAACATTAAATAGGAGTTCATATCCAGTGCCATaacatcagaaacatcagtCATCATTTATCACTTTGGTAGTGATGATAAGGGCATAGTTTTGAGGGGTCTAGATCTTTTTATATCTAAATCAATCATGAAGGAAATAATGTTCTTTAATGTTCTCTCTTCAAGCAAACCTCAGAGTGTATATGAAGATGGAATGGTTAATGCATTTAATTTATACGGCATATTTATCAACAGGGCTTTAAAACTTTCTTCTCATATACCCATTTAAACTCACACCACCAATGGTGGTGAGCTTCTCGTCATAGGCCCTGAGGAAAAGATGGTTTTAGTGAAATTAACTGTAGTTAACTGAGTTAACTGTATTAACAATTCATTACTAATTACTCCAATATGAATGGATTGTTAAAAGGGGAAGGTCAGTTTCCTGATAGATGTTAATTATGCTGTCTGACCAGGAGTTCAGATGTCTCAGGCAGAGGTATTTATTGAAAGCTGACGCACTGCAGAGAAAGTTATGAGCAGTGCAATGACAGCAAGTGAACCATAGCACTTCCCCAACAAGTTCTGAAGATGTCTTGCCTGAACATGGGTATACATTTCCAGGTATCACAAGATTGCAACATTTCACCACACCTTACTCCGTGTAAGGTTGAACTTTATCCTAGACAATAATATATACTATCGAGCAAAATCATAAATTATCATCATAAATATTAGATTTATATTTCCAAATGACAACTTGATGTAAGGGTGTGTGCTTGTACTCAAAGAGAAAGACATCATTTGAGCGAGAAGATACAAATACCTGTTCAGTTGCTTATGTTAACACACTTCTCTTGAAACTATATAGGCCAAGAAAGTCTGCAGAATAAGCTGCAGCAGTTTTGCATAAGCACAAACGTGCAATTGTCTAAAAATTGTCTGTTATTCCATCCTGTTTGTTAAAACCTGTTATTAAGTGCAAGGATTTCAACAACAGAACTTTTTGGATAAAGATTGAGAGCAAGTTATGTAAGAGTGAGTGCTCAAAACACCTTCATTCAACAGCGACTTTTGAAGACTTAATATTTCTCAATAGGTTACTGTCAGAGTGAGGGGATGTTTAAAACCTTTAAGAGTTTAACAGCCCAGACTCCAGTTACAACAACCTCAAGCAACATGGCAGTTGATTCCATATGATGATAGACATATCTGGCAGCCCCACACATACATAGATGCTGCTTGGGAATTTCAAACCTGTTGAGAATTGAGGAGATGTCATTGCACAATAATGCAACTAACTGTGTTGACTTAAATCATGCGTTTCTCCAGCTCTCTTTCTATGCATCCACTATCTCAGGGAGGAGCATaagacaacacaacaaaagcagaaaaaaacgcTGTGCAAAGGTGAGCAATATGACGCCTGCCCCTGAGTGCTTATAAGAACGCCTCACCTGCGCAAGTAGATAACACATGAAGAGAGCTACAGACTACACCCGGAGCATTAGAGGTGAGAGACATTACAATCTGTGTTTGTCAACAATTAgtctttttcagaaaaaaatgtctttgctgATTTGTTCTGCTCATCTGAATTCCATCAGATAAAATTCAGGAGaatttttgtaaaatgtaaaatattttccgTATTGTCTTattattgtctttatttgtttatttacctttGACAGCACACATCATTCACATCATCATGATGTAAATGTGCCAcatttagcttttctttttttttagatttagatttttttacattttttttctcttaataaatgtattttatgttgtccAAAAGACCACAAAAGCTGAATACAGGAAACCTTTACAGACAATGGACATCAAATACACATGTGTTAATGTCCCAGAACCATGATTGCTTCATTCAGCATGTGCAGACAAATCCTGTGTGAAGGAGACTGGGATATGGAGgttaaaagagcaaaaaaaatatGGGATTAAAAGAGCTGGTGAGATTAAAGGTGCTACATGTCGGTAACAGACATAAAAGAGGTGGCGTAAAACATTTGTTGAAGGTCCAAGGTTTGAGATGTGAACGGGGAAGGCATTGAAGGAGTGGAGGTTGAACAATCACAGAGCGATAAGGCTGATTGCAGGTAAACATCGTAATAATTCTTTGCaaccatctgtcttttttttcagatctgCATCTACAGACTTCACCATGAGGTTGACCGTGCTGCTCTTCCTgagcctgtctctctgtcttgcaCTGGCACAAGGTAAAGAGCTGTAAAAGGATGGCTAGTATCTGCAGCATAAAATGAGGGTCAGAGAGGCTGGTTTATTGCCTAAGTACCTGCGTGGGCAGATGTGCCCTCACTGTGTATTTATTGCTTTCTTTAGCACCTTCCGAATTCCCTGATAGCGTCAATGGCTTTTTGATTATTTGACTTGATATAATGCACTTTATCTGTGTACTGGATTTCTgactttactgttttctgatcCGTCAGTGTCCTATGACGACTGCTGCctgaaatatgtgaaaaaaatgagcCACGGCACTCAGAAACATGCAGTGAAGTACAGACGGCAGGAGACAGATGGAGGCTGCAACATCCCTGCTATTGTGTAAGTGCACACTTTCATGAACACCCACTTTATAAGGGAGTTGATCAGCCCTCGTGAACTCTCAGTGTTTCTTATTTTAAGGGTAGAGGTTTCCTATtgttgctgctgaaaataaacatctgtttGAATCGAATGTTCTTTAGATTCACCATGAGGAAGGGGCGAGTGTTTTGCACAGACCCCAGAGAGAAATGGGTTGAAGAGCTGATGAATAAGATTGACATAAGGGGAGACAGCTTCAAACCCACCAGGGTGAGTGATTATTGATGGTACTTTTTGCACTTCAGAACTGAAGTCACTGAAGAAAGAAGTCATGT encodes:
- the ccl25a gene encoding C-C motif chemokine 20; protein product: MRLTVLLFLSLSLCLALAQVSYDDCCLKYVKKMSHGTQKHAVKYRRQETDGGCNIPAIVFTMRKGRVFCTDPREKWVEELMNKIDIRGDSFKPTRNHPQQWRNRG